A window of Methanobacterium veterum contains these coding sequences:
- a CDS encoding methyltransferase family protein, translating to MLAIGTFLIVLGLGFVIYTNPAFFRVGKGTLAPWDPPKKLVVAGAYRYVRNPMISSVLMIVLGEALIFVSIELFILFILFFIVNHVYFVYSEEPELNGLVTITLCIKKCSKVDAPLKTLENEYNQGRLKFISC from the coding sequence ATGTTAGCAATAGGTACTTTTTTAATAGTTTTAGGATTGGGATTCGTGATCTATACAAATCCGGCATTTTTTAGAGTAGGCAAAGGCACACTGGCGCCGTGGGATCCTCCAAAGAAGCTGGTGGTTGCAGGTGCATATAGATATGTCAGAAATCCAATGATAAGCAGCGTTTTAATGATAGTTCTTGGTGAAGCGCTGATTTTTGTTTCAATTGAGCTGTTCATACTGTTTATTTTATTCTTTATTGTAAACCATGTCTATTTTGTGTATTCAGAGGAACCTGAGCTAAACGGTTTGGTAACGATTACATTGTGTATAAAAAAATGTTCCAAGGTGGATGCCCCGCTTAAAACCCTGGAAAATGAATACAATCAGGGAAGATTGAAGTTCATAAGCTGTTAA
- a CDS encoding class I SAM-dependent methyltransferase, translating to MKQWYEELFTNYANKYENEIYTQGTLGEVDFIEKEINYDKNCKILDIGCGTGRHDIELAKRGYNVTGIDLSESMLAKAREKAQKAAVNLNFQQADARKLKFEDEFDLVIMLCEGGFSLMETDEMNFEILKNAAKALKKNGKLIFTTLNGLYPLYHSVKDFINSNAVEGVSEGNSFDLMTFRDISTMEIEDDDGNPMVLNCNERYYVPSEITWLLKSLNFSKIDIFASKIGNYSREDELTTEDYEMLIVAEL from the coding sequence ATGAAACAATGGTACGAAGAACTATTTACAAACTACGCTAATAAATATGAGAATGAGATTTACACCCAGGGAACCCTTGGAGAAGTGGATTTCATCGAAAAAGAGATAAATTATGATAAAAACTGTAAAATCCTTGATATTGGATGTGGGACCGGCAGGCATGACATAGAGCTTGCAAAGAGGGGCTACAACGTCACAGGAATCGATCTTTCAGAATCCATGCTGGCCAAAGCAAGGGAAAAAGCCCAGAAAGCTGCTGTAAATTTGAATTTTCAGCAGGCAGATGCTAGAAAATTGAAGTTTGAAGATGAGTTTGATCTGGTAATTATGTTATGTGAAGGAGGATTTTCTTTAATGGAAACTGACGAAATGAACTTTGAAATCTTAAAGAATGCTGCTAAAGCATTAAAAAAGAATGGAAAGCTGATATTTACTACATTAAATGGTCTTTATCCTCTTTACCACTCTGTTAAAGATTTCATAAATTCCAACGCGGTGGAAGGTGTGAGTGAAGGGAATTCATTTGACCTCATGACTTTCCGTGATATATCTACCATGGAAATTGAAGATGACGATGGAAATCCTATGGTTTTAAATTGCAATGAACGGTATTATGTGCCTTCTGAAATTACATGGCTCCTTAAATCACTGAATTTCAGTAAAATTGATATATTTGCATCTAAAATTGGAAATTACAGTAGAGAAGACGAGCTAACCACAGAAGATTATGAAATGCTTATTGTAGCTGAACTATAA
- a CDS encoding ArsR/SmtB family transcription factor: MKKKFLWWLIVGTKGGKNRARIINELKERPYNIHQLAEKLELDYKTVQHHMGVLEESGVVTSSGEKYGRLYFLSDKMEENYDTFHEIWSQFQKK, encoded by the coding sequence ATGAAAAAAAAGTTTCTGTGGTGGTTAATTGTAGGTACTAAAGGAGGTAAAAACCGCGCCAGAATAATTAATGAACTTAAAGAGAGGCCTTATAATATTCACCAGCTTGCAGAAAAGCTTGAACTTGATTATAAAACAGTTCAACACCACATGGGAGTTTTAGAAGAATCCGGCGTTGTTACATCAAGTGGGGAAAAATACGGCAGGTTATACTTCCTTTCAGATAAAATGGAAGAGAACTACGACACGTTCCATGAAATATGGTCCCAATTTCAGAAAAAATAG
- a CDS encoding ABC transporter ATP-binding protein, with product MNKTVLEFKNVWKTYTMGDETVNALAGLNLALEKGSFTAVMGPSGSGKSTFLHVAGILDMPTRGTFQINGKETHKLSVKEQARLRRDEIGFIFQRFNLMSQLTVLENVMLPMIKEDTKKAVDLLNKMGLAGKYNKRPGQLSGGEQQRVAIARALINDPSIILADEPTGELDTKNADSIMQILQDLNRDEGVSIVMVTHNPSSAEFAGEILHMSDGNFVKWSK from the coding sequence ATGAATAAAACAGTACTTGAATTTAAAAATGTTTGGAAAACTTATACAATGGGAGATGAAACTGTAAATGCCCTTGCAGGCCTAAATCTGGCTCTAGAGAAAGGTTCCTTTACAGCAGTCATGGGGCCATCTGGATCAGGTAAATCAACGTTCCTGCACGTGGCTGGAATACTAGACATGCCCACCAGAGGTACATTTCAAATTAATGGAAAGGAAACTCATAAATTATCAGTTAAAGAGCAGGCAAGGCTTAGAAGGGATGAAATTGGCTTTATATTTCAGCGTTTTAACTTGATGTCGCAGCTTACAGTCCTTGAAAATGTCATGCTCCCCATGATAAAAGAGGATACAAAAAAAGCTGTAGACCTTTTAAACAAAATGGGATTAGCAGGAAAATATAATAAGCGCCCAGGACAGCTTTCAGGGGGAGAACAACAGCGTGTTGCAATAGCCAGAGCACTTATAAATGATCCATCCATTATACTGGCGGATGAACCAACAGGAGAACTTGACACCAAAAATGCGGACTCTATAATGCAGATACTTCAAGATTTAAACAGGGATGAAGGAGTAAGCATTGTTATGGTTACCCACAATCCCTCATCAGCAGAGTTTGCAGGTGAAATTCTCCATATGAGCGACGGTAATTTCGTCAAGTGGAGCAAATAA
- a CDS encoding ABC transporter permease, whose translation MNLYKLAFNNILRKKLRSSLTMLGIIIGAATILILMGTTAGLASAVKDQTSEYMYDVIIAPASSSGSYLLDSQTVSKVDKLSNIYDLQEVTVFSEDINGKTVTIGGTNDWKKVKIKSGTPGVVINHAVADKLGLGIGDKIKVKNQELTITGISNEEQVDEDVMGIYVNQHLAKQMAGNKVRAIYARTNGDPKTVANDVEKQVKGVNVETKSEKVAKVQEWSNKALLFMGMIAGIALVVGIISVVNTMMMSVMERTRELGVLKAIGFTNWDLKGSILFESGLLGFSGSVIGIIIGIAGIILVAKMLNFTTYIPEMMPLWLIGSVIIGSTILSILAGLYPAVRASKLNVVEALRHE comes from the coding sequence ATGAATCTTTACAAATTAGCGTTTAATAATATCCTCAGGAAAAAGCTTAGAAGCTCATTAACCATGCTGGGGATAATAATCGGCGCTGCAACTATCCTAATACTCATGGGTACCACTGCAGGACTAGCTTCAGCAGTTAAAGACCAGACCAGCGAGTATATGTATGATGTTATAATCGCGCCAGCGTCCAGTAGTGGATCCTACTTACTGGATTCGCAAACGGTTTCGAAGGTAGATAAATTATCTAACATCTATGATTTACAGGAAGTAACTGTATTTTCAGAGGACATAAATGGAAAAACAGTTACTATCGGTGGTACAAATGACTGGAAGAAAGTTAAAATAAAAAGTGGAACACCCGGAGTGGTAATTAACCATGCAGTTGCAGATAAGCTTGGCCTGGGCATTGGAGATAAAATAAAAGTTAAAAACCAGGAACTAACCATCACCGGAATATCTAACGAAGAACAGGTAGATGAAGACGTAATGGGTATTTACGTAAACCAGCACCTTGCAAAGCAAATGGCTGGTAACAAAGTAAGAGCCATCTACGCCCGAACAAATGGAGATCCAAAGACCGTTGCAAATGATGTAGAAAAGCAGGTAAAAGGAGTTAATGTAGAAACTAAATCAGAAAAAGTCGCTAAAGTTCAGGAATGGAGTAATAAAGCATTGCTCTTTATGGGAATGATTGCAGGTATAGCCCTGGTTGTGGGAATTATAAGTGTAGTAAATACCATGATGATGAGTGTTATGGAAAGAACAAGAGAATTAGGAGTTTTAAAAGCAATTGGATTTACAAACTGGGATTTAAAAGGGAGTATACTCTTTGAATCCGGCCTCCTGGGATTTTCAGGATCAGTCATAGGAATCATAATTGGAATTGCAGGAATCATATTAGTGGCAAAGATGTTGAATTTTACAACATATATTCCAGAAATGATGCCGCTGTGGTTAATTGGAAGTGTGATTATAGGATCCACCATTTTAAGTATTCTGGCAGGATTATATCCAGCAGTGCGTGCTTCAAAATTAAATGTTGTGGAGGCACTTAGACATGAATAA
- a CDS encoding pyruvate kinase alpha/beta domain-containing protein produces MKVFERPGPVNTDEVIEILKDASLEVNYIVVASITGDSALKIAERIKNKKIVCVTCPQGMYWEVNEMGKDLFAEIPELKKRRDEWIKKGLKRVPMNITEENMSKLNELNVEVVRGTIPLFGPTFSMRLHLQKITSIDVMAKTLELISPGTLVSMESVLMTTDAGVIPENELVLACAGTEMGLDTAWILKSCASANIFHPSKGFRFVELLAKPGIALNPDINIEYLR; encoded by the coding sequence ATGAAAGTTTTTGAAAGACCAGGTCCTGTAAATACTGATGAAGTGATAGAAATCTTAAAAGATGCCTCTTTGGAAGTGAATTATATTGTAGTAGCGTCCATTACAGGGGATAGTGCTCTTAAAATAGCTGAAAGAATAAAAAATAAGAAAATAGTTTGTGTTACATGCCCTCAAGGCATGTACTGGGAAGTAAATGAGATGGGTAAAGATCTATTTGCTGAAATACCTGAACTCAAGAAAAGAAGGGATGAATGGATTAAAAAAGGATTAAAAAGAGTCCCTATGAATATTACAGAAGAAAATATGTCTAAATTAAATGAATTAAATGTTGAAGTTGTTCGGGGAACTATTCCACTTTTTGGGCCTACTTTTTCAATGAGATTACACCTCCAAAAAATTACATCTATTGATGTCATGGCAAAAACACTTGAATTAATTTCGCCTGGAACATTAGTATCTATGGAATCTGTTTTAATGACCACTGATGCAGGAGTCATTCCGGAAAATGAACTGGTACTTGCATGTGCAGGTACTGAGATGGGCCTTGATACAGCATGGATTTTAAAAAGCTGCGCATCTGCAAATATTTTTCATCCCTCAAAAGGTTTCAGATTTGTTGAGTTACTAGCAAAACCAGGAATTGCTCTGAATCCAGATATAAATATAGAATATTTAAGGTAG
- a CDS encoding dihydrofolate reductase family protein translates to MLPHVILYNAVSLDGRITGFNADIELYYDLVSKWDIDAVLMGSNTVLTGLGAEPGEIREEDLESLVNREKDPEDLRPFLVIPDSKGQIRIWDELFKMPYLRDIIVLCSKATPEEYLDFLKGRDIDYIIAGEKYVDLKGAMERLNSKYGIRSIRVDSGGILNGVLLNGGLADEIHLLIHPELVGNINESSIFISNDLNPLNNTIKLKLVHINKLKDDIIWIKYDIIK, encoded by the coding sequence ATGTTGCCGCATGTTATTTTATACAACGCAGTTAGCCTTGATGGGAGGATAACAGGTTTTAATGCAGATATTGAGTTATATTATGATCTTGTTTCTAAATGGGATATTGATGCAGTGTTAATGGGAAGTAATACTGTTTTAACAGGACTTGGGGCCGAACCTGGGGAAATCCGTGAAGAAGATTTAGAATCACTGGTTAACAGAGAAAAAGATCCAGAGGATTTAAGACCGTTTTTAGTTATTCCAGACAGTAAAGGACAGATCAGGATATGGGATGAATTATTTAAGATGCCCTATTTGAGGGATATTATTGTCCTATGCTCTAAAGCAACACCTGAAGAATATCTGGATTTTTTGAAAGGGAGGGATATTGATTATATAATTGCAGGCGAAAAATATGTGGATTTGAAGGGCGCAATGGAAAGATTAAATTCTAAATATGGGATAAGATCTATTAGGGTAGACAGTGGAGGTATTTTAAACGGTGTCCTCCTTAATGGAGGTTTAGCAGACGAAATTCACTTGCTTATCCACCCTGAACTTGTTGGGAATATAAATGAAAGTTCAATTTTTATTTCTAATGATTTAAATCCTCTAAATAATACAATAAAACTTAAATTAGTACATATTAATAAATTAAAAGATGATATAATCTGGATTAAATATGATATTATTAAATGA
- a CDS encoding isocitrate lyase/PEP mutase family protein yields the protein MDFMKSKKLKELLNSGETLVVPDAYDPISAKLIENAGFKAVQCSGYSFSISAGYKREIDVTLDENIELTRRIVESVDVPVMADAEDGFGGPEVVIDTVERYLEVGVAGLNIEDQIPDGKSKLSIIDADLMAQKIMVARETAEIEGYHDFIINGRTDALKSTDDRSEGLDLAIDRANQYLEVGADLAFVTYASTLDEVKQIVKGVKGPVSIAAGQPYNINNFTIDDLRKLGVARVSLPTLLIYSSLQAINNSLHYLKEDNLVDALEHLYGPVQLNELLNK from the coding sequence ATGGATTTTATGAAAAGCAAAAAACTCAAAGAACTTTTAAATTCAGGTGAAACACTGGTCGTACCTGATGCATATGATCCAATAAGTGCTAAACTAATTGAAAATGCAGGATTTAAAGCCGTTCAATGTTCGGGATACAGTTTTTCAATTTCTGCAGGTTATAAGCGAGAAATCGACGTTACTCTTGATGAAAATATCGAATTAACACGCAGGATTGTTGAATCAGTGGATGTTCCAGTCATGGCTGATGCTGAAGATGGGTTCGGTGGGCCTGAAGTAGTAATTGACACAGTTGAAAGATATCTGGAGGTAGGGGTTGCCGGACTTAATATTGAAGACCAGATTCCTGATGGAAAAAGTAAACTGTCTATAATAGATGCTGATTTAATGGCCCAAAAAATTATGGTGGCCAGAGAAACTGCAGAGATAGAAGGTTACCATGATTTTATAATAAATGGGAGGACGGATGCTTTAAAATCAACTGATGATAGATCTGAAGGATTGGATCTTGCAATAGATCGTGCTAATCAATATCTTGAAGTGGGAGCTGATCTTGCATTTGTAACGTATGCCTCAACACTGGATGAGGTTAAACAGATCGTGAAGGGAGTAAAAGGGCCAGTTAGCATTGCAGCAGGTCAGCCTTACAATATCAATAATTTTACAATTGATGATTTAAGGAAATTGGGAGTAGCAAGGGTTAGTTTGCCTACTTTGTTGATATATTCCAGCCTTCAGGCAATTAATAACTCACTCCACTATCTTAAAGAGGATAATCTTGTAGATGCTTTAGAACATTTATATGGGCCTGTGCAATTGAATGAATTGTTAAATAAATGA
- a CDS encoding transglutaminase-like domain-containing protein translates to MQLTPETIDMTRYLASSEIINFEDLDIQRTALNLSKGINDEIWLIKTVYEFVRDEISHSVDIGSGNVTWNASNVLKFKHGLCFANSHLLAAILRYLGIPTGFCYQKLEFDGKMGLHGLNAVFIGSIDKWIRLDARGNGNGINARFSIGEEYLAYLPEEEKNEVDFRVIYAEPDRRVVEILRQSRNLNEALDKIFDMDWLLE, encoded by the coding sequence ATGCAGTTAACTCCTGAAACTATTGACATGACCAGATATCTTGCTTCCTCTGAGATTATAAATTTTGAAGATTTAGATATCCAGAGAACTGCCTTAAATTTATCAAAAGGGATCAATGATGAAATTTGGCTAATAAAAACTGTTTATGAATTTGTACGTGACGAAATTTCTCATTCGGTAGATATTGGCAGTGGTAATGTAACTTGGAATGCATCGAACGTTTTGAAGTTTAAACACGGCCTATGTTTTGCCAATTCTCATTTATTAGCTGCTATTTTGAGGTATCTTGGGATCCCAACTGGATTTTGCTATCAGAAACTTGAATTTGATGGGAAAATGGGTTTGCATGGGCTGAATGCAGTTTTCATCGGGAGTATTGATAAATGGATCAGGCTGGATGCCCGTGGAAATGGAAACGGGATCAATGCTAGATTTAGCATTGGTGAGGAATATCTTGCTTACTTGCCCGAAGAAGAGAAAAATGAAGTTGATTTTAGGGTTATATATGCTGAGCCAGACAGAAGAGTTGTGGAAATATTGAGGCAGAGTAGAAATTTAAATGAAGCTTTAGATAAAATATTTGATATGGACTGGTTATTAGAGTAA
- a CDS encoding methyltransferase domain-containing protein, which produces MGNDYVHGYSEEESNRLLDQANTLADLLHSGTKYPAGSKVLEAGCGVGAQTIRLAKSSPKAEITSIDISEDSIMQAKELMEQNDFSNVEFQRADLLNLPFEDETFDHIFVCFVLEHLKDPIAALESLRRVLKKGGSITVIEGDHGSCYFYPETEESVKAWECLIECQTGLDCNPMIGREIYPLLKNSGFENVQVSPKIVYVDASKPDLVEGFNKRTIIAMVEGVKEQAISSGMMDVESWKKGIEDLYKTTEPDGVFFYNFFKGTAVRD; this is translated from the coding sequence ATGGGTAATGATTATGTTCACGGATATTCTGAAGAGGAGTCTAACAGACTACTTGATCAGGCAAATACGCTCGCTGATCTTCTGCATAGTGGTACTAAATACCCTGCAGGAAGCAAGGTTTTAGAAGCAGGCTGTGGGGTGGGGGCTCAAACGATAAGGCTTGCAAAAAGCAGCCCTAAAGCTGAAATCACTTCAATTGATATATCTGAAGACTCAATAATGCAGGCAAAAGAGTTAATGGAACAAAATGACTTCTCTAATGTTGAATTTCAAAGGGCAGACCTTCTAAATTTACCATTTGAGGATGAAACTTTTGATCATATATTTGTCTGTTTCGTGCTTGAGCATCTAAAGGATCCAATAGCTGCACTGGAAAGTTTAAGGAGAGTTCTTAAGAAAGGGGGTTCAATCACTGTAATTGAAGGAGATCATGGGTCATGCTATTTTTATCCTGAAACAGAAGAATCGGTTAAAGCTTGGGAATGCTTGATAGAGTGTCAAACTGGACTGGACTGTAACCCGATGATTGGAAGGGAAATTTATCCCCTCTTAAAAAATTCAGGGTTTGAAAATGTTCAGGTTTCACCTAAAATAGTATATGTAGATGCAAGTAAACCTGATTTAGTGGAAGGGTTCAATAAAAGGACTATTATTGCGATGGTGGAAGGAGTTAAAGAACAGGCAATTTCTTCAGGTATGATGGATGTTGAATCCTGGAAAAAGGGGATAGAAGACTTATATAAAACAACAGAGCCTGATGGGGTTTTCTTTTATAACTTCTTTAAGGGTACTGCGGTAAGAGATTGA
- a CDS encoding transglutaminase-like domain-containing protein yields MTFKASEVLDNGHGICFAKSNLLAAMLRFLGVPTGFCYQRLTHGGGYILHGLNAVFLDNKWYRLDARGNREDVNAQFSVDGEKLAFPVSKDGEVDYHGIYSKPVESVITAFNGAETVDELMEKIPDRLIENST; encoded by the coding sequence GTGACTTTTAAAGCGTCTGAAGTTCTGGATAATGGTCATGGAATTTGTTTTGCAAAATCTAATTTGCTTGCTGCAATGCTGAGATTTTTGGGAGTTCCAACAGGTTTTTGCTACCAAAGACTTACTCATGGGGGAGGATACATACTCCATGGGCTTAATGCAGTATTTTTAGATAATAAATGGTATAGGCTGGATGCTAGAGGCAACAGGGAAGATGTAAACGCCCAGTTTTCAGTTGATGGGGAAAAGCTTGCATTTCCAGTTTCGAAGGATGGTGAGGTAGATTATCATGGAATATACAGCAAACCTGTTGAATCTGTTATAACTGCTTTTAATGGTGCTGAAACAGTTGATGAACTTATGGAAAAGATTCCAGATAGGCTAATTGAGAACAGTACCTAA
- a CDS encoding DUF2795 domain-containing protein: MAGMSPEAVYNYLGGVQYPAKKPELIKHAKINGAGADVINALETLPDEEYKSQDELIRIGSELKHKEWSEIRHEHGR, translated from the coding sequence ATGGCCGGAATGAGCCCTGAAGCCGTTTATAATTATTTAGGTGGCGTACAGTATCCAGCTAAAAAGCCTGAATTAATTAAACACGCCAAAATTAACGGCGCTGGCGCAGATGTAATCAATGCTTTAGAAACTCTTCCTGATGAAGAGTATAAATCTCAAGATGAACTTATCAGGATAGGATCAGAGCTTAAACATAAAGAATGGTCAGAAATTAGGCATGAACACGGCAGATAA
- a CDS encoding DUF429 domain-containing protein, whose translation MDKIIGIDLSGKTENPTGICFLDAHNLNFNTFFGNKEILSYIYKKKPSLIVIDAPLSLPKGRCCLSKDCSCSKKGGHFREAEAEMRKYGRTLPLTFRGMRMLTERGIKIAEKLREEYTVLESHPRTVQKILGLSNLYKDLTKYFELPENVSEHELDAALLVISGIFYAQEEFMEFGDVDEGTIILPKENRNINDILNFKMFP comes from the coding sequence ATGGATAAAATCATTGGAATAGATCTATCAGGAAAAACCGAAAATCCAACAGGAATCTGCTTTTTAGATGCACATAATCTTAATTTTAACACTTTTTTTGGAAATAAAGAGATTTTAAGTTATATATATAAGAAAAAACCGTCTTTAATTGTAATTGATGCTCCACTATCCCTTCCAAAGGGCAGATGCTGCCTGAGTAAAGACTGCAGCTGCAGTAAAAAAGGAGGGCATTTCAGGGAAGCAGAAGCGGAAATGCGCAAATATGGGAGAACACTGCCTCTTACCTTCCGTGGAATGAGAATGCTTACAGAAAGAGGCATTAAAATAGCAGAGAAACTTAGAGAGGAATACACTGTCTTAGAATCCCATCCGAGGACTGTTCAAAAAATTTTAGGTCTTTCCAATTTATATAAAGACTTAACAAAATATTTTGAATTACCAGAAAATGTCAGTGAACACGAACTGGATGCTGCACTGCTTGTTATATCTGGCATCTTTTATGCACAAGAAGAATTTATGGAGTTTGGTGACGTGGATGAAGGCACCATAATTCTCCCTAAAGAAAACAGGAATATAAATGATATTTTAAATTTTAAGATGTTTCCCTGA
- a CDS encoding nitroreductase family protein — translation MDLYEAIRNRRSIRKYKDREIDDDLINKIIEAGVWAPSAGNLQSWEVVVVKDPEIKSQLAVACYIREFIAEAAAVLVMCAYKRKSNAAYGERGQELYCIQDAACAAQNMLLMIHDLGLGACWNGSFDEDSVSALLGIPDGVRPVAIITVGYPDEKPIPPPREEIEDFIHHETY, via the coding sequence ATGGACTTATATGAAGCTATAAGAAATAGGAGAAGTATAAGGAAGTATAAAGACAGAGAAATTGATGATGATCTTATAAATAAAATAATTGAAGCAGGGGTGTGGGCCCCATCTGCCGGGAATCTACAAAGCTGGGAAGTTGTAGTGGTAAAAGACCCTGAAATAAAATCTCAACTTGCAGTTGCATGTTACATACGGGAATTCATTGCAGAAGCCGCTGCTGTGCTGGTAATGTGTGCCTATAAACGGAAATCAAACGCAGCATATGGTGAAAGAGGACAGGAACTTTACTGCATACAGGATGCCGCGTGTGCAGCTCAAAATATGCTCCTTATGATCCATGATCTTGGATTAGGGGCCTGCTGGAATGGATCCTTTGATGAAGATTCAGTTTCAGCTTTATTAGGAATTCCAGATGGTGTAAGACCCGTAGCAATAATTACTGTGGGCTATCCTGATGAAAAGCCTATTCCCCCACCAAGGGAAGAAATTGAAGACTTCATTCATCATGAAACATATTAA
- a CDS encoding GNAT family N-acetyltransferase has translation MNTHQKISNLIEYNTAKFFLNLGHLNGDEICDTHEIKYIFTKNWFSRIFMANFKESDISTSIEQIASMIKKLNISASWYITPQSHPANLQKFLKFHGFTHKDDWSAMAIDLKTTPESFDIPEAMEIKEVLNLDELKTWTDILVKSFEFPEITQSYKKYFINAGLESLNSHYYLGFLNEKPAATGVLFDGEGAAGLFYIGTVPEARRQGIAKAMVCYLLSTAKKKGYPISVLQASEMGYPVYKKIGFKKYYTTKIYRR, from the coding sequence ATGAACACTCATCAAAAAATATCTAATTTGATTGAATATAATACTGCAAAGTTTTTTCTTAATTTAGGGCATTTAAATGGTGATGAGATCTGTGATACCCATGAAATTAAATATATATTCACAAAAAACTGGTTCAGCCGCATTTTCATGGCAAATTTCAAGGAGTCGGACATATCTACAAGTATTGAACAGATAGCCTCCATGATTAAAAAGTTAAATATATCTGCTTCATGGTACATCACACCCCAATCACATCCTGCAAACCTACAAAAATTCCTTAAATTTCATGGTTTTACCCATAAAGATGATTGGAGCGCCATGGCAATTGATCTTAAAACCACTCCGGAGAGTTTTGATATTCCAGAAGCTATGGAGATAAAAGAAGTTCTTAATTTAGATGAACTCAAAACATGGACTGATATCCTGGTAAAAAGCTTTGAATTCCCAGAAATAACCCAGTCTTATAAAAAATATTTTATTAATGCAGGACTTGAAAGCCTTAATTCTCATTATTACCTAGGATTCTTAAATGAGAAGCCAGCAGCTACAGGCGTACTCTTTGATGGTGAAGGAGCTGCAGGTTTATTTTATATTGGAACAGTTCCAGAGGCTAGAAGACAAGGTATAGCCAAAGCTATGGTTTGTTATCTCCTCAGTACTGCAAAAAAGAAAGGATACCCTATTTCTGTTTTACAGGCAAGCGAAATGGGATATCCAGTTTACAAAAAGATTGGTTTTAAGAAATATTACACTACAAAAATTTACAGGAGATAA
- a CDS encoding class I SAM-dependent methyltransferase has protein sequence MKGKVIGDILVLKNEPDNLQELLDLPEVKRIVKLGRINGPKREPEVKMLVGDNTETIHRENHCFFKLDVARIMWSKGNTGERKRMATLAEDDETIVDMFAGIGYFSIPLAVHSNPAKIYSLEINPVSYGYLKENIMLNKVEDIIEPILGDCREFAPKNFADRVLMGYIGNTHEYLDKAVDIVKPGGIIHYHESVPDKLKFERPPQRIIDAADGRDVEILNKRIIKKYSPGVYHVVIDARIE, from the coding sequence ATGAAAGGCAAAGTCATCGGAGATATCCTTGTTTTAAAAAATGAACCGGATAATTTACAGGAATTACTAGATTTACCTGAAGTAAAACGTATAGTTAAATTAGGACGTATAAATGGCCCTAAAAGAGAGCCAGAAGTTAAGATGCTTGTTGGTGATAACACCGAGACAATTCACAGGGAAAACCACTGTTTTTTCAAGTTAGATGTTGCCAGAATAATGTGGTCTAAGGGAAACACAGGGGAAAGGAAAAGGATGGCAACTCTGGCTGAAGACGATGAAACCATCGTTGATATGTTCGCTGGAATTGGATATTTTTCTATACCGCTTGCTGTACACTCCAATCCTGCCAAAATTTATTCATTAGAAATAAATCCAGTGTCATATGGCTACTTAAAGGAAAATATCATGCTTAATAAAGTTGAAGACATAATAGAACCAATATTAGGTGACTGCAGAGAATTTGCACCTAAAAATTTTGCAGATAGGGTTTTAATGGGCTATATTGGAAATACACACGAGTACCTGGATAAAGCAGTGGACATCGTGAAGCCAGGGGGCATTATCCACTATCACGAATCAGTGCCGGATAAGTTAAAATTTGAAAGACCACCTCAAAGGATAATTGACGCTGCAGATGGGCGTGATGTGGAAATATTAAATAAAAGAATCATAAAAAAATATTCTCCCGGCGTTTACCACGTTGTAATAGATGCACGAATTGAATAA